CGGGCATTCCGTTCAGCTGGCAGGACATCACGCCGGTTTCGATGCTGGCGCTTGACGAATTCGTCCTGTGGGTGAACTCGGAGTCTCCGTACAAGACGGCGGGCGATTACCTGACGGCTCTGAAGGCGTCCAAGCCGAACGACTTCAAGATGGCTGGTACCGGCACCAAGCAGGAAGACCAGATCATCACGGCGGCTCTTGAGCAGACGACGGGTGCGAAGTTCACCTATGTTCCGTTCAAGGGCGGCGGCGACGTCGTCACGCAGCTGGTTGGCGGTCACGTGACCTCGACGGTGAACAACCCGATCGAAGCGGTTGCCCAGTGGCGCGCCGGCAAGGTCCGTCCGCTGTGCGTGTTCGACAAGGAACGCCTGAAGTACACCGACAAGGTGACCTCGGACATGGCCTGGTCGGACATCCCGACCTGCATCGAGTCCGGCATCAACACGGACTATCTGATGCTGCGCGGCATCTTCATGCCGTCGGGCGTGGACCAGGCTGCGGTCGACTTCTATGTCGACCTCTTCAAGAAGGTCGCTGCGACCGACGAATGGAAGTCGTTCATGGCCAAGGGTGCGTTCAACACGACCACTCTGAGCGGAGCCGAATACAAAGCTTGGGTTGCTGACGCGGAAGCGCGCCACAAGGACCTGATGCAGAAGGCCGGCTTCCTGAAGTGATCTGACGAGATGAGAGAACGCCCCCGGCTCCACTGAGCCAGGGGCGTTTTTTTCTGTGAGAGCAAAAGTTAACTGAACCTGACTGTTGTCAGGGTTCAGCAAAAGGGAGCTGAACCTGACTGTTGGAAGGGTTCGGCAACAGCACTGAACCCGGCTGTTGCCGGAGTTCAGAAGAACAATGGTTTCTTCCGGCTCTTCAGCGTGCCGGGTTCTTCTTCCGGTCCCGGGATAGGGGGCGGACCTTGAGTGTCTTCGGGGCCTGTACATACAGGTCCTGAGGTTTTGGGGTGTACGGCCGTCCTGAGGATGGGCCGTCTTTTGAAGTTTTGAGGGGGTCAGATGAGCAAGCATAGCAGCGCACCGGGCGAATACACGGTGTCGTACCGCTCGGTCGACGCGGTCGTGGCGCTCCTTTTCATGGCGCTGTCCTGCGTCGTGATGTGGGACAGCTGGGGCATCGGCGCCAAATGGGCGTCGGATGGTCCGCAGGCGGGTTACTTCCCGTTCTATATCGGGCTGATCATGTTTATCGCGAGCTTGGGTACGCTCGTGCAGTCGATCATCACGAAGACGCCGAACCTTGAGACCTTCGTCGAGAAGGGCCAGCTCAAAATGGTTCTGGCGGTTCTCGTTCCGACGGCTGTGTATGTTGCGGCGATCCCGTTCCTTGGCCTTTACGTGGCCGGCGCGATCTTCATCGCCTTCTTCATGGTGGCGATTGGCAAGTACAACATCCTGAAAGCGATCCCGGTCGCGATCGGCGTGCCTTTGGCACTCTTCATCCTGTTCGAGATCTGGTTCCTCATTCCGCTGCCCAAGGGCCCGGTTGAGAACTTCCTCGGCTACTGACGATCAGTCTCGCCGCGGCAGGGGGTCTGCTGCGGCGTCATTTGAGTTTCACAAAAGAACAGCGCCACTAGAAGTCCTTCAGCCCTTAAGGCAGGACCGGCGCTCCGGAGGGGGTCTTGGACGCGTTATACTCACTCATTGAAGGCTTCGGCGTTCTCGGCGATCCGTGGAACATTTTCTACATGTTCCTCGGCGTCACACTGGGCGTTCTCATCGGCGTGCTGCCGGGTCTTGGCGGCGCCAACGGCGTTGCCATCCTTCTGCCGCTGACATTCTCGATGTCGCCGGTGTCGGCGATCATCATGCTGTCGTCGATCTATTGGGGCGCGCTGTTCGGCGGCGCGATCACCTCGGTCCTGTTCAACATTCCGGGCGAGCCCTGGTCTGTTGCGACGACCTTTGACGGCCATCCGATGGCGCAGAAGGGACGGGCCGGCGAAGCGCTCACAGCAGCCTTCACCTCGTCCTTCCTCGGCGGCACGGTGGCGGTCCTTCTGATCACCTTCCTTGCGCCGATCATCGCGGACTTTGCGCTTGAATTCGGCCCGGCCGAGTTCTTCGGCGTCTATCTTTTGACCTTCTGCTCCTTCGTGGGCATGGGCAAGGAATCGCCGTTCAAGGTTCTGGCGGCGATGATGCTCGGCTTTGCTCTTGCCGCGGTCGGTCTCGACTCGGTGACGGGCACGCTGCGCATGACGTTCGGCACGGTCGAGCTGCTGCGCGGCTTTGACTTCCTGATCGCGGTTATCGGCCTGTTCGGCGTCGGCGAGATTCTGCTGACGATCGAAGAAGGACTGTCGTTCAAGGGCAAGTCGGCGACGATCTCGCCGACCGTTGTCTGGCAGACCTGGAAGCAGATCCCGCAGCATTGGGCGACGATCATCCGCGGGGCGGTCGTCGGCTGCTGGATGGGCATCACGCCGGGCGGCGCAACGCCGGCCTCGTTCATGTCCTACGGTCTGGCCAAGCGCTTCTCGAAGCGTGGCCGGTTCTTCGGCACGGGCGAACTCGAAGGCGTTGTGGCGCCCGAGACCGCGGCGCATGCCGCCGGTACTTCGGCTCTGCTCCCGATGCTGACGCTCGGCATTCCCGGCTCGCCGACGGCGGCCGTCATGCTCGGCGGTCTTCTGATCTGGGGTCTTCAGCCGGGTCCGCTTCTGTTCGTCGAACAGAAGGAATTCGTCTGGGGTCTGATCGCCTCGATCTATCTCGGCAATATCGCGGGCCTTCTCGTCGTTCTGACGACGGTGCCGCTGTTTGCCTCGATCCTGCGCATTCCGTTCTCGATCATCGCTCCCGTGATCCTCGTGATCTGCGCGGTC
Above is a window of Terrihabitans soli DNA encoding:
- a CDS encoding Bug family tripartite tricarboxylate transporter substrate binding protein, which translates into the protein MKKELSRIASCGAVAAAAVLALTVSASAQWKPTKTVEFIVPAGTGGGADQMARTLQGVIQKHELMDQSLVVLNKSGGAGGEGFLDVKGSAGNPHKIIITLSNLFTTPLSTGIPFSWQDITPVSMLALDEFVLWVNSESPYKTAGDYLTALKASKPNDFKMAGTGTKQEDQIITAALEQTTGAKFTYVPFKGGGDVVTQLVGGHVTSTVNNPIEAVAQWRAGKVRPLCVFDKERLKYTDKVTSDMAWSDIPTCIESGINTDYLMLRGIFMPSGVDQAAVDFYVDLFKKVAATDEWKSFMAKGAFNTTTLSGAEYKAWVADAEARHKDLMQKAGFLK
- a CDS encoding tripartite tricarboxylate transporter TctB family protein codes for the protein MSKHSSAPGEYTVSYRSVDAVVALLFMALSCVVMWDSWGIGAKWASDGPQAGYFPFYIGLIMFIASLGTLVQSIITKTPNLETFVEKGQLKMVLAVLVPTAVYVAAIPFLGLYVAGAIFIAFFMVAIGKYNILKAIPVAIGVPLALFILFEIWFLIPLPKGPVENFLGY
- a CDS encoding tripartite tricarboxylate transporter permease, yielding MDALYSLIEGFGVLGDPWNIFYMFLGVTLGVLIGVLPGLGGANGVAILLPLTFSMSPVSAIIMLSSIYWGALFGGAITSVLFNIPGEPWSVATTFDGHPMAQKGRAGEALTAAFTSSFLGGTVAVLLITFLAPIIADFALEFGPAEFFGVYLLTFCSFVGMGKESPFKVLAAMMLGFALAAVGLDSVTGTLRMTFGTVELLRGFDFLIAVIGLFGVGEILLTIEEGLSFKGKSATISPTVVWQTWKQIPQHWATIIRGAVVGCWMGITPGGATPASFMSYGLAKRFSKRGRFFGTGELEGVVAPETAAHAAGTSALLPMLTLGIPGSPTAAVMLGGLLIWGLQPGPLLFVEQKEFVWGLIASIYLGNIAGLLVVLTTVPLFASILRIPFSIIAPVILVICAVGAYTVHNAFGDVAVMLFFGLLGYVFKKLNYPLAPLVLALVLGDMAESAFRQAMLVSQGDLTVFWSNWLVGGLVTLALLMLFWPAISFLLGRLLGKKGGADEDDGQVETKAV